The Terrirubrum flagellatum nucleotide sequence GAGATCGGGCAGAAGATCACGCCGGCCTTGGCGAGTTCCTCCTTGAAGGTCGTCGCGACGGAGACGGAGTCGAACACTGCGTCGACCGCGACCTTGCGCTCCTGCACGCCTTCGAGGATCTCAACCTCGCGCAGCGGGATGCCGAGCTTCTCGTAGGTCTTCAGAATTTCGGGATCGATCTCGTCGATCGATTTCGGCGCCGGGTTCGATTTCGGCGCAGCGTAGTAATAGGTCTCCTGATAATCGATCGGCGGATAATGGACGCGCGACCAGGTCGGCTCCTGCAAGGTGCGCCAGCGGCGATAGGCGTCGAGCCGCCAGTCGAGCATCCATTGCGGCTCGCTCTTCTTGGACGAAATCAGGCGGACAATGTCCTCGGAGAGCCCTTTCGGCGCTTTCTCCATCTCGACATCGGTCGAGAAGCCCCACTTGTACTGATCGACGTCGATCGCCAACACCTGATCGACGGTTTCCTTGACCGCTGGCATTCTACTTTCTCCTGACCTCGCCGGGTTCAAGGCCCGGGCGGTTGGGACGCGGCGGCGTCAGGCCGCGCGTCGGTTCTTCCTCTCAGATAGTCCCTGAATCACATTTGCGAAGATGGCGGCGAAGCGTTCCACCTCCGCGTCTGTCGTAGACCAGCCGAGGCTGATCCGGATCGCGCCTTCCGCAAGCGCGGGGGCGACGCCCATCGCGTCGAGCACATGCGAGCGCCTGACCTTCCCGGAGGAGCAAGCGGCGCCCGAGGAGAGCGCCACGCCGGCGAGATCGAACGCCATCAGCAGCGTCTCGGCTCGCAACCCGGGAATTGCAACCAGGCTGACGCCCGGCAGCCGCGGCGCGGCGTCCGCGAAGACGGCGAGATCGGGCGCGGCGCTCCGCATCGCCGATTCGACGCGGCTGCGCCAGTTGTCAAGCCGCGCGCCAAGCGACGCCGCCTCTCTGGCCGCCTCCTCGATCGCAGCGCCCATAGCGACGATCCCGGCGACATTCTCGGTGCCCGAGCGCCTGCGACCTTCCTGTCCCCCGCCAGCGATAAACGGGCGTTCGCTGCGCAGCCGCTCGCCGTTGAAGACAATCGCGCCGACGCCCTTCGGCCCGCCGAACTTGTGCGCCGACAGAACGGCGGCCGCCGCGCCGCTGGCGGCGAGATCGAACGGCGCGCGACCGATGATCTGGGCGGCGTCGACGATCAGCGCCGCGCCGACCGCGTCGCAGAGTTTTGCGATTTCGGCAATTGGTTGGAGCGCGCCAGTCTCGTTGTTCGCGGCCTCGACGGCGACCATCACGGGCGCGAACAGGCCGTCGCCGCGGAGTTCGGTCAGGCAGCGCCCGAGACGGGCAATATCGATGACTCCGGAGTCGCTTACGGAGATCGTTTCAACCGATTCGGGAGCGAAACCGTGCCCTTCCAGAGCAGCGACATGCGCCGTAGCCGAGATCAGAAGCCGCTCGATGCGACTCGGACCCGTTGTCGGCGTCATCGCCGGGCGAAGCAGCGTGTTCAGCGCTTCGGTCGCGCCTGATGTGAACACGACATCCTGGGCGCGGCCGCCCACGGCTCGGGCGACCTGTTCGCGCGCTCGTTCTATCGCAGCGCGCGCAGCGCGGCCCTCGGCATGGATCGACGAGGGATTGCCGGGCAGGGAGAACGCGCGCACTAACGCCTCGGCGGCCGCGGGACGAAGCGGCGTCGTGGCGTTATGATCGAAATAGAGGCGCTCCTGATGGAGGCGTTCCTGCCCGCGCATCTCTGGCTTGCCTGACCTTGTCCTTCCTGCGGGTTTTACTTGCCTTGGACCCGTCGGATCGTGCTAACGAGCGCCGCCCGATGCCGCTTCCGCCGAAGTCTTGCAACCTGATTGCGCGTATATATCTAGATATGCACGCATTCCGTGTCCGCTAGAACTATTCTAAGGGTATTTCGGCCAAGGGGCGTATGAAGTCAAGCGAACCGCCATCGGGTTTGCGGCGGCGCACAACCGGAAGTTCAGCAGCAATGCCTGAGGTTATTTTCAACGGTCCCGACGGTCGGCTGGAGGGGCGCTATCACCCCGCCAAGAACAAGGGCGCGCCGATTGCTCTGTTGCTGCATCCGCACCCGCAATTCGGCGGGACGATGAACAACCAGATCATCTACAACCTCTACTATCTCTTCGCCGAGCGCGGCTTTTCGGTGCTGCGTTTCAACTTCCGCGGCGTCGGCCGCAGCCAGGGCGTGTTCGACCATGGCGCGGGCGAACTTTCGGACGCCGCGGCGGCCATGGACTGGGCGCAGCAGCTCAATCCGGATGCGCGCGCTTGCTGGATCGCAGGCGCGTCCTTCGGCGCCTGGATCGGCATGCAGCTCCTCATGCGCCGGCCGGAGGTCGAGGGCTTCATCTCCATCGCCGCGATGGCGAACCGCTATGACTTCTCATTCCTGGCGCCCTGCCCCTCCTCCGGCCTGTTCGTCCATGGCTCGGAAGATCGGGTCGCGCCGGCGAAGGACGTGATCAGCGTGATCGAAAAGGTGAAGACGCAGAAGGGAGTCGTCATCGAGCATGAGACGATCGATGGCGCGAACCACTTCTTCGAGAACAAGGTCGACGACCTCGTCGGCGTCGTCGGAACCTATCTCGACCGGCGCCTTGCGAACATCGTGCCGCGCAAGCAGGGCAGCCGGAGAAGCTAAACGGGGTTTGCGCGCAAGAGAGCAGCGCCGCGCCCGTGCATCATGCGGGCGCATTCACTGACCCGATCGCCGCATGAGATTGGCGCGGCGAAACAAGGCTGAACATATGTCGACCTTCACGCCGAGATCCGACTTCCTGCGGACATTGCAGGAGCGCGGCTTCATTCATCAATGCTCCGATTTCGAGGCGCTCGACGCGCTCGCCGCGAAAGGCGAGGCGATCGCCTATGTCGGCTATGACTGCACGGCGAAGTCGCTGCATATCGGCAACTTCCTCACCATGATGATGCTCTACTGGCTGCAGCAGAGCGGCAACAAGCCGATCACCCTGATGGGCGGCGGCACCACCATGGTCGGCGATCCCTCCGGAA carries:
- a CDS encoding cysteine desulfurase family protein; translated protein: MRGQERLHQERLYFDHNATTPLRPAAAEALVRAFSLPGNPSSIHAEGRAARAAIERAREQVARAVGGRAQDVVFTSGATEALNTLLRPAMTPTTGPSRIERLLISATAHVAALEGHGFAPESVETISVSDSGVIDIARLGRCLTELRGDGLFAPVMVAVEAANNETGALQPIAEIAKLCDAVGAALIVDAAQIIGRAPFDLAASGAAAAVLSAHKFGGPKGVGAIVFNGERLRSERPFIAGGGQEGRRRSGTENVAGIVAMGAAIEEAAREAASLGARLDNWRSRVESAMRSAAPDLAVFADAAPRLPGVSLVAIPGLRAETLLMAFDLAGVALSSGAACSSGKVRRSHVLDAMGVAPALAEGAIRISLGWSTTDAEVERFAAIFANVIQGLSERKNRRAA
- a CDS encoding alpha/beta hydrolase gives rise to the protein MPEVIFNGPDGRLEGRYHPAKNKGAPIALLLHPHPQFGGTMNNQIIYNLYYLFAERGFSVLRFNFRGVGRSQGVFDHGAGELSDAAAAMDWAQQLNPDARACWIAGASFGAWIGMQLLMRRPEVEGFISIAAMANRYDFSFLAPCPSSGLFVHGSEDRVAPAKDVISVIEKVKTQKGVVIEHETIDGANHFFENKVDDLVGVVGTYLDRRLANIVPRKQGSRRS